The sequence AGCAGGCAGCCTCTGCCTAGCCACAGCTGTTTCCAAGCAGGTGTGCGTGTCCCCATTCAGGGCTTCTGAGACAGGGCTCCCAAGACAGGGCTCCCCAGCGGGGCAGGCAACAGGTTTGCCACAGAGGTCCCTTACTACTCCTGAATTCTAGGGTGCTACTGCCCCTCTGGGAGAATCTTGCCTTTGCTCATCtagtttttcttctgcttcttttacAAATTGGCACCAGACGCAGGGCTGAGAGCCAGATTAGGGAAGAAAGCTGTCAAAAATATCTCCCCTccagaaaaagcaaaggaaaacaacATCTTGGTGGGTTTTTCCAGGGGAAGAAAAAGTGAAATAGTTTCTTTTTGCCTTCTATGTGTTGCCCGAAAATGGCAGTTTTGCAGagagaaaacatattttcctGAGCAAAGCTGTTTGTGGTGTGAAAGATAGAGTGTGTGTGCTGAGTACAAAGACACAAATTGGCCCGAGGCTCAGCTACGCATGCTATTTTCACATGAGTTTAGATTAGGGAGGAAGAGGTTGgggataagaaaaaataaaatctttgttttgtgaacatgaaaaaaatgttggcCTGGATCAAATTCAAACCTGGTGTCTGGCAGAAGGCAGGGCTGTAATAGAGATGTGttgaaagaagggagggaagttGAGGGCAAGACTGTTTGCCCTCCCCAGGCTCACCAGAGAAGGTACAGGCTCACTCCAAGAGCAGGATGGCTCAGGAGCTGGGGCCATTGCAGACTGCAGCTAGGGGTCTGCTCCAGGGCATAGTCAAACACCCCTCCaagccctgcctcctgccctctCAGGACCTACCTTACAAGGCTCCTGAGAAGACTAAAGGAGGTAATGCCCACAAAGGTGTTGACACTGGCCCTCCCCTCATGAGCACTGAGGAGCAGTAGTGGCTTTGCTGGTGGTGGAGATGGTGATAGTGATTGTGACCATGAAGATAAAAAGATGACAACGATGATGATGGTACCGATGGTGACTGTagtggtgataatggtggtggttgTGATGATGAAAACGATGATCAGGATGGTAAGGATGATGATGGTAataatgatgaagatgatgatgatggtaatgtgGTGGTGACGATGgtaatggtgataatgatgatgatgaagaggatgaagattatcatgatggtaatgatgatgatggtaatgatgatgaaggggttgatgatgatggtaatggtggtgaggatgatggtgatgagcATGGTGGTGCTAAGGATGATTacgatggtgatggtggtggtgacagtggagatgctaatgatgatgatggtgatgatgacgatagtgatggtgatggtggtgatgatgatgatgacaatagtgatgatgatgatgatgatggtgatgatgatggtggtaatgatgatgatggtgatgatggtgatgatgatggtcgtaatgatgatgatggtaatgatggtgatgatgatgatggtggtaatgactatggtaatgatgatgatgatgacaatgaagaaaaacaaaatgaggaaGATCACGATGACAAtgatgattatggtgatggtgatgatactGTTAATGGCCCCTGCCCCACTCATTATGGGCACTGCCCCataacctctgcttcccttcaTTGCTCTACCAGCCCCTTAGAATTAGAAAGGCCTTTCCCCAAAGTCGACCTGAAACAGAGTCGCTCAAAGGGTAGTCTGAGAACCAACTGAATGAGAAAGCCTCTGGGTGTGTGTGAATTATGCAGATACCCAGGTCCACTCATATCTTCAGATTATGACTCCTAGGGGTccagaaatacacattttaaacaagCTCCCCAAGTAGTTCTTCCGTATACTAGACATGGAGAGCCACCCATAGAATCCAGctctctcattttacaaatgaggaaactgaggcctgcagAGAAGCAGGTTGGCCACCCaggaatggcagagccaggactataACCACATCCTCAAATTTCAAGAGCAGTCCCTTGTTGCTCTAGCATAGCCTGTTTAGTCAACGTTATGTGTTAAGTGCCAACTGTCTGCAAAGCACAGTCCACGACCAaactaaatcagaaaaaaacaaatcacatAAAACGCATGCCTCAAGGAGACATGGCCTGTGTAGGAGATAAAAGAATAATGGGGAATGGTGAGTGCCAGacaaggggaagagagagaagctgAGGGAGTTCAACAGGAAAGGCTGCACAGTGTGGGAAATGAGAGGCTGGAGGATCTCAAAGATCCAGGAAGACGGCATGGAGGAGCCAGCACTTCAGCTGCAGCTTTGAAAGATGAGCACAGTTTAGCCAAACAAAATAACAAGAAGGGTGCCACAGGCCGAGAGAGCATCATGAGTAAAGGTACAAGGCAAAATGTCCAGGACATTtatggggaaggggaagaagctgCATGTATCTAGAGCTCCAGGTGAAATGTACCACATGAAGCACAAGGATGGGGGAGCCAGAGAATATGGGTACCTGATGCTAGGCAGGTAAGATTGGCTTTTACTCTATGGGCAACAGAGAGCCATGGCAGGCTTTCCAGGAAGGGAGTGACATGCACCTTAGACAGGTCAGCCTGACAGCAGCTTAAAACTAGATGGAATGGGAGACAACTTTGTCCCTAAGCTCAGTCCCCTAAAGATACCAGCACATGACTGTCAGGCCCCTGCTGGGACAGATGCCCTTCCCTAGGTCTGCCCATCCTCTTACCTCCCTCCTGCCTCTAATGGGGAAGGGGTGATGGGTTGGAAGCGGGTGTGTGCAACACTTACCATGGCCAGGGCTGCTCTgtgctctgtccccacccagcaCACCCATCTCCATCCATACCGTCCAGCCTTGCCTGTTCCCTCACAGTGATGCATAAGCTGGGCTTCTCCTGCGGTGTGATGCTAATGTACTAGCCAAACCCTGAGAGGCCACATATGGTGGGTGAGGGATGTGGGACTGCCGGACTGCCAGCCAGTGCCCTGAAGACTCTGCGTTTcatatgcatacacatttagTAGTAGTGTGACCCTGGGCCAGTTACTGATTCTTTCTGAGtttcggtttcctcatctgtaaaatggggatgatgatacTTACCTTAAAGGGCTGCCATGAGGTCGAAAGACAAACTATGACAAACAGCCAGTCTCGTGCCCAGCCCAGCGTGGGTGCAAGCTATCTGGTGGCTGCtcggatgatgatgatgacgatgacaaCGATGACGTAGCACCCCATTTCCAGCTCACACCATCGGGATCACCGCCAGCATCAGCAGCATcatcaagccatcttcctgcgtTGTGGCAGCTTGGGCCTCCATTGGCCATGCAGGAGCCAGGAGATCAAATCATGAATGGGGCTCTTTGCACTTCAGGCAAAGTGCAACTCCAGGAAACAGAGAAGATTAAGGCCAAATCTCTGCACCCAAACAGGATCCAAGAAGTGGGGTAATCTGGGACTCATCAGATCTACATAAAGGGAGGAGGAAGCCCCAGGGTGGCCTGGGGAGGAACCCCAGTGGCCTAAGAGCAAGTTCTGCTCTGCAGCTGAACTTCAAGAACCCAGCTGCATCTCGAAGTTCTCGCTGAAGAATTTGGAGACCTGAAATATCCTGTTATGCATGAATAAGCATTTCAAAGATATTGATTACAATAGCTCCTTACATGTGTACAGACAGTGGTGTGTCATTTCTCACACATTTTCAGATCCATCATCCCTgtgaggaggcagggaggagatTAGTGAGTTGACGtgatagatggggaaactgaggagaGGGAGGTAAGTGGTTTCCCTGAAATGCCACAGGtctgatttttttccctgaaaaaggCAGGTCAGATTCTACCTACGTCTAGGGCTCCTCTTTGTGTATCTGACCAGATGCATGTGAGAAATCTGAGTTGAGTTACCtgtgaaagtctttttttttttttttttttttttgaggcaggatcttgctctgtcacctaggcaggagtgcagtggtgcagtcacaactcactgcagccctgacctcctgggctcaagcaatcctcctgcctcagcctcttgagtaactgggaccacaggcagccaccaccataccaggctaattgtttttcttagtttttgtagagatggggtctcagt comes from Pan troglodytes isolate AG18354 chromosome 7, NHGRI_mPanTro3-v2.0_pri, whole genome shotgun sequence and encodes:
- the LOC134810815 gene encoding uncharacterized protein LOC134810815, whose translation is MKGSRGYGAVPIMSGAGAINSIITITIIIIVIVIFLILFFFIVIIIIITIVITTIIIITIITIIIITTIIITIITIIIITTIIITIIIIIITIVIIIITTITITIVIITIIIISISTVTTTITIVIILSTTMLITIILTTITIIINPFIIITIIIITIMIIFILFIIIIITITIVTTTLPSSSSSSLLPSSSLPS